From Leptolyngbyaceae cyanobacterium, a single genomic window includes:
- a CDS encoding GTP-binding protein: MQSAVSPDQSPVMDAPKHGLPVTIITGFLGSGKTTLLNHILTNQQGVKTAVLVNEFGEVGIDNELIVTTGEDMVELSNGCICCTINNDLVNAVYKVLEREDKIDYLVVETTGVADPLPVALTFLGTELRDMTRLDSIVTVVDAANFSLDLFNSQAAYSQITYGDIILLNKVDLVDEADVDSLEIRIRDMKQGARIIRTNKSQVPLPLILSVGLFESDKYFDTEESKHEHHDHDHHDHHDHEHHDHSACDHDHGHCTHDHDHEHHHHHHSNHLENDGFVSISFQSDKPLAIKKFQHFLDNQLPSTVFRAKGILWFDESPKRHIFHLCGKRFTIEDEDWKGEPKTQLVLIGQDLDKEKLQSQLEKCICLPSANRGKGFGK; this comes from the coding sequence ATGCAATCAGCAGTTTCTCCAGACCAATCCCCAGTAATGGATGCCCCAAAACACGGTTTACCCGTCACGATTATTACCGGATTTCTCGGTAGCGGTAAGACAACTCTGCTCAATCATATTTTGACTAATCAGCAAGGTGTAAAAACTGCTGTTTTAGTGAATGAATTTGGTGAGGTCGGCATCGATAACGAGTTGATCGTAACCACTGGCGAAGATATGGTAGAGCTAAGTAATGGTTGTATCTGCTGTACCATTAATAATGATTTGGTTAATGCAGTTTATAAAGTTTTAGAACGGGAAGATAAGATAGATTATCTAGTAGTAGAAACCACTGGAGTAGCAGACCCTCTACCTGTGGCGTTGACTTTTCTAGGTACAGAATTGCGGGATATGACCCGCCTCGATTCCATCGTGACTGTGGTAGATGCTGCTAATTTCAGCTTGGATTTATTTAACAGCCAAGCTGCTTACAGTCAGATTACTTACGGCGATATTATTCTGCTCAATAAAGTCGATCTAGTTGATGAAGCAGATGTTGATTCGCTGGAAATTCGCATTCGCGATATGAAGCAAGGGGCGAGAATTATTCGCACTAATAAATCTCAAGTACCTTTGCCTTTAATTCTCAGTGTTGGTTTGTTTGAATCTGATAAGTATTTTGATACTGAAGAATCAAAACACGAACATCACGACCACGACCATCACGACCATCACGACCACGAACATCACGACCATTCTGCTTGCGACCACGACCACGGTCACTGCACCCACGACCACGACCACGAACACCATCACCACCATCATTCTAATCACTTAGAAAATGATGGATTTGTTTCGATTTCTTTCCAAAGCGATAAGCCTCTGGCAATTAAGAAATTCCAACATTTCTTAGATAATCAATTGCCTTCAACTGTGTTCCGCGCTAAAGGAATTTTGTGGTTTGATGAAAGTCCTAAGCGTCACATTTTCCATTTGTGCGGTAAGCGTTTTACCATCGAAGATGAAGATTGGAAAGGTGAACCGAAAACCCAATTAGTGTTAATCGGGCAAGATTTAGACAAAGAAAAGTTGCAATCTCAACTGGAAAAATGTATCTGTTTGCCTTCTGCGAATCGCGGTAAAGGTTTTGGGAAGTAG
- the dtd gene encoding D-aminoacyl-tRNA deacylase: MRVVIQRVKSSQVEIAGKVVGKIGRGLNLLVGISASDTEAELDWMVRKCLELRLFPSDENGAGRWEKSVQEIGGELLVVSQFTLYGDCRKGRRPSFDKSAAPDVAKKLYDRFVEKLRQSGLKVETGEFGAMMNVAIENDGPVTLLLEKEGSE; encoded by the coding sequence ATGCGAGTTGTAATTCAACGAGTAAAATCTTCCCAAGTAGAAATAGCAGGTAAAGTCGTTGGCAAAATCGGGCGAGGACTGAACCTGCTAGTTGGTATTTCTGCTAGCGATACGGAAGCGGAATTAGATTGGATGGTTCGCAAATGTCTGGAATTGCGATTATTTCCATCTGATGAAAATGGTGCTGGTCGTTGGGAAAAGTCGGTGCAGGAAATTGGCGGCGAATTGTTGGTGGTGAGTCAGTTTACATTATATGGTGATTGTCGAAAAGGTCGCCGTCCTTCTTTTGATAAATCTGCTGCGCCGGATGTGGCGAAAAAATTGTACGATCGCTTTGTGGAAAAACTACGCCAGAGTGGTTTAAAAGTGGAAACTGGCGAGTTTGGGGCGATGATGAATGTGGCTATTGAAAATGATGGCCCTGTTACTTTGTTGTTGGAAAAAGAAGGGTCTGAGTAA
- the psb28 gene encoding photosystem II reaction center protein Psb28 translates to MAEIQFSRGVKEDVIPDVKITRSKDGSNGTATFYFQNPSALSNSSTDEITGMYMIDEEGELVTREVKAKFINGKPEALEVFYAIKSPEEWERFIRFMNRYAEENELGFTKS, encoded by the coding sequence ATGGCTGAAATTCAGTTTTCCAGAGGCGTAAAAGAAGACGTGATACCGGATGTTAAAATTACTCGATCGAAGGATGGCAGCAACGGTACTGCTACATTTTATTTTCAAAATCCCAGTGCTTTAAGCAATAGCAGCACTGACGAAATTACCGGGATGTACATGATAGATGAAGAAGGGGAGTTAGTAACGCGGGAGGTGAAAGCTAAATTTATTAATGGTAAGCCTGAAGCGCTGGAAGTGTTTTATGCGATTAAATCTCCTGAGGAATGGGAACGCTTTATCCGCTTCATGAATCGCTACGCCGAAGAAAATGAGTTAGGATTTACTAAATCTTAA